In the Nitrospirales bacterium LBB_01 genome, one interval contains:
- a CDS encoding type II toxin-antitoxin system HicB family antitoxin, translating to MLFYVKLEQAEDGWLVAEVPALPGCVSQGKTEEEAIENIKEAITAWLWAENQKTHSAAPTDKEYKEIVVAV from the coding sequence ATGTTGTTTTACGTTAAATTAGAGCAGGCTGAGGATGGTTGGCTGGTAGCAGAGGTGCCTGCATTACCTGGCTGTGTCTCACAAGGTAAAACCGAAGAAGAAGCCATAGAAAATATTAAAGAGGCTATCACTGCATGGTTATGGGCTGAAAATCAAAAAACACACTCTGCCGCACCTACAGATAAAGAATATAAAGAAATAGTAGTAGCTGTATAG
- a CDS encoding radical SAM protein: MKILLLNPPDAYGEKFTREGRCTQQSGIWSTLWPPLSLIYIATLLKENNHEVKVIDAPAENINLQRLKSIIDSINPDVAVVSTGTPSISNDLVVTTLIKRENPSITTIVIGTHVTVFDTHSLSHTEGLDIVIRNEPEITALETVNNLNNLKSVLGITFKDAQGNIVRNDDREFAANLDTLPFPNWSLINIASYTLPLKGSPFLMVMPQRGCHFPCTFCTSQTYYGKKTRLRTVDSIVEEIKADIEKYGVREYFFWAETFTANPSFVKELCMGLITNEVNISWVCNSRIDTVNVELLQLMKRAGCWMISFGIESVNSEVLKGVRKNIGFEQIKSTLSTAKKAGILTSGHIIFGLPNETVSSALETKRKVLELDLDFAQFYCAVPFPGSELYNTALSNGWIKDSDSFSTFRQERSVMSLDGITPSQVEKIRTQAVREFYLRFRTIAGIIKLMSPRALFKTIASTLKFLKVVE, from the coding sequence TTGAAAATCCTGTTATTAAATCCGCCGGATGCTTACGGCGAGAAGTTTACGCGTGAGGGGCGATGCACTCAACAAAGCGGTATATGGTCAACCCTGTGGCCCCCGCTTTCACTAATCTATATTGCAACCCTCCTAAAGGAAAATAATCATGAGGTAAAAGTAATAGATGCCCCTGCAGAAAACATTAATTTACAAAGACTTAAGTCAATTATTGATTCCATTAACCCGGATGTCGCAGTTGTCAGCACAGGCACTCCGTCAATCAGCAATGACCTTGTTGTAACAACTTTAATTAAAAGGGAAAATCCTTCCATTACCACCATAGTTATTGGAACACACGTAACCGTCTTTGATACTCACTCACTGTCGCATACAGAGGGCTTAGACATAGTTATCAGAAATGAACCTGAGATAACCGCTCTTGAGACAGTTAACAATTTAAACAATCTGAAAAGTGTACTGGGAATAACTTTCAAAGACGCTCAAGGAAATATTGTAAGAAACGATGACAGAGAGTTTGCAGCTAATCTGGATACTCTGCCGTTTCCTAATTGGAGCCTTATCAATATTGCCTCATACACATTGCCGCTTAAAGGCAGTCCGTTTCTTATGGTGATGCCGCAGCGTGGATGCCATTTTCCGTGTACATTTTGCACAAGCCAAACGTACTACGGAAAAAAGACACGGTTAAGGACGGTTGATTCCATAGTGGAGGAAATTAAGGCTGATATAGAGAAATACGGCGTTAGAGAGTATTTTTTCTGGGCTGAGACATTTACGGCAAACCCCTCATTTGTGAAAGAACTCTGTATGGGATTGATTACAAATGAGGTCAACATTTCATGGGTCTGTAACAGTAGAATTGACACGGTTAATGTGGAACTACTACAATTAATGAAGCGTGCCGGATGCTGGATGATTAGTTTTGGGATAGAATCGGTCAACTCAGAGGTGCTTAAAGGAGTGAGAAAAAACATAGGGTTTGAGCAGATTAAAAGCACACTTTCTACTGCCAAAAAAGCCGGCATATTAACATCAGGGCATATAATATTTGGGCTACCTAACGAAACCGTCTCATCAGCATTAGAGACTAAGCGGAAAGTGCTGGAGCTTGACCTTGACTTTGCGCAATTTTACTGTGCAGTTCCATTCCCTGGCTCAGAGCTCTACAACACGGCACTCTCTAATGGCTGGATAAAAGACTCTGATTCATTTAGCACTTTTCGGCAGGAACGCTCTGTCATGTCCTTAGATGGTATAACTCCGTCTCAGGTTGAAAAGATACGAACACAAGCCGTAAGGGAGTTTTACCTAAGATTTCGGACAATAGCAGGGATCATAAAACTGATGAGTCCAAGAGCATTATTTAAAACTATAGCGTCAACGTTGAAATTTTTAAAGGTGGTGGAATAA
- a CDS encoding glycosyltransferase family 2 protein, which translates to MITIVIPALNEAATVGDVIEGCKKYGDEIIVIDGHSTDGTAEIAKNHSVKCITDDGKGKGAALRLAIKEAAGDVIVFIDADGSHDPNDIPRLIEPILKGEADHVTGSRLLGGSSELHGGFDEFFRLMGSSFITACINWRYKVRISDSQNGFRAIKTEVAKKLNLKEDITTIEQEMIMKTLKKGFRLTEVPSHEYKRKAGYSKIRLSKVWLRYGFTLIKYLI; encoded by the coding sequence GTGATAACGATAGTAATTCCTGCGCTAAATGAGGCGGCAACCGTTGGAGATGTCATAGAGGGCTGCAAAAAGTACGGTGATGAGATTATAGTCATTGACGGTCACTCCACAGATGGAACCGCAGAGATTGCCAAAAACCATTCCGTTAAGTGTATAACCGACGACGGTAAGGGAAAGGGCGCTGCTTTAAGACTTGCTATTAAAGAGGCAGCGGGCGATGTCATTGTCTTTATAGACGCTGACGGCTCTCACGACCCTAATGACATACCCCGATTAATAGAGCCAATCCTTAAAGGAGAGGCTGACCACGTAACAGGCTCACGTCTGCTTGGCGGCTCAAGTGAACTTCACGGCGGTTTTGACGAGTTTTTTAGATTGATGGGCAGCTCCTTTATCACAGCCTGTATTAATTGGCGCTATAAGGTAAGAATCAGTGACTCCCAAAACGGCTTCAGAGCGATAAAAACAGAGGTGGCAAAAAAGCTAAACCTTAAAGAAGATATTACAACCATAGAGCAAGAAATGATTATGAAAACTCTGAAAAAAGGATTTCGCCTTACTGAGGTTCCATCACACGAATATAAACGCAAGGCCGGTTACTCTAAAATACGACTATCTAAGGTGTGGCTCAGATACGGCTTCACGTTGATTAAGTATTTGATTTAA
- a CDS encoding long-chain fatty acid--CoA ligase gives MSNTRKYKSDAAILYERGRQTPDAPRFMSSDGFSGWTATTWGEFLKKSSALALYLKSIGAGPNVKVSIFAKNRIEWTFSLMAIHAARSVFVPVYHSNAPTEAGYIINHCDAHILITENDMLPVVSKILPDIPNVKHIIVMGTFVETNKEFESRAVYFEDALNAGFALLEQNPDGFKQLIDEFNIDDVAAILYTSGTTGRPKGVVLTHRNLYENAADWIDTLGPLIPEALVDLLWLPMSHIFGWGEYGLGNTLGFTTYLTTPAEVLKHMPEVRPTVFMSVPAYWEKLHLDSVNSSTDRNAQIDKLRELTGRKLGFCLSGGAGLKLEAKEFFLKAGMLIIEGYGLTECSPTLTMNRGDDFDFNAVGKAFPSVELKLAEDGEILAKGPNIFTQYYKDPLATKEAFTEDGWFKTGDLGEFNERGFLKIKGRKKEIIVTSGGKNISPQIIEARFKDDALIEHLVLYGNERKYLTALITLKEDAVKSHAAKLGINFSNYDELINHTSIRESVQESVDRVNKNLASFETIKKFYIHSGHLTVSDGFLTPSLKLKRNRVCDTFKELLDALYEEAT, from the coding sequence CCCGCAAATATAAATCTGATGCCGCTATACTTTATGAACGGGGCAGACAAACTCCAGATGCGCCTCGTTTCATGTCTTCAGACGGTTTTAGCGGCTGGACAGCAACCACGTGGGGAGAGTTCCTTAAAAAATCTTCGGCGCTTGCACTTTATCTAAAATCCATTGGAGCAGGACCAAATGTAAAAGTATCAATATTTGCTAAAAACCGCATTGAGTGGACTTTTTCCCTGATGGCAATACATGCCGCACGCAGTGTGTTTGTTCCCGTGTATCATTCCAATGCTCCCACTGAAGCCGGGTATATAATCAATCACTGCGATGCTCATATTCTTATCACTGAGAACGATATGCTGCCGGTTGTTTCAAAAATACTCCCTGATATTCCTAATGTTAAACACATAATTGTAATGGGAACTTTTGTAGAAACCAATAAAGAGTTTGAAAGCAGAGCGGTTTATTTTGAAGACGCATTAAACGCCGGCTTTGCTTTGTTAGAGCAAAATCCAGACGGATTTAAACAACTCATTGACGAGTTTAACATTGATGACGTTGCCGCTATTTTATACACGTCCGGCACCACAGGAAGACCAAAGGGTGTTGTCCTAACACATAGAAATCTATATGAAAACGCCGCCGATTGGATAGATACCCTTGGGCCCCTTATACCTGAGGCGCTAGTGGATTTATTGTGGCTTCCAATGTCTCACATATTTGGCTGGGGCGAATACGGGCTTGGTAACACGCTTGGGTTTACCACGTATTTGACAACTCCAGCGGAGGTACTTAAACATATGCCTGAAGTACGTCCTACAGTGTTTATGAGTGTTCCCGCTTATTGGGAGAAACTTCATCTTGATTCCGTAAACTCATCAACCGATAGAAACGCCCAAATTGATAAACTGCGTGAGCTAACCGGCAGGAAGCTTGGGTTTTGTCTATCCGGAGGAGCAGGGCTTAAACTTGAAGCAAAGGAGTTTTTTCTAAAAGCCGGGATGTTGATAATTGAGGGATATGGTCTTACCGAGTGCTCCCCAACGCTAACAATGAATAGAGGTGATGATTTTGATTTTAACGCTGTTGGGAAAGCTTTTCCGTCAGTTGAATTAAAGTTGGCAGAAGACGGCGAAATCTTAGCCAAAGGTCCAAACATTTTTACTCAGTACTATAAAGACCCATTAGCTACGAAAGAAGCGTTTACAGAGGACGGCTGGTTTAAAACAGGCGATCTTGGTGAATTTAATGAGCGGGGATTTTTAAAAATCAAAGGGCGAAAAAAGGAAATCATCGTAACCTCTGGCGGTAAAAACATATCCCCGCAGATTATTGAAGCTCGGTTTAAGGATGATGCGCTTATAGAGCACCTTGTGCTCTATGGAAACGAGAGAAAATACCTTACCGCCCTTATCACTCTCAAAGAGGATGCGGTTAAGTCTCATGCGGCTAAGCTTGGAATTAATTTTTCAAACTACGATGAGCTTATTAACCACACATCCATAAGGGAAAGCGTCCAAGAAAGTGTTGACAGAGTAAACAAAAATCTGGCCTCTTTTGAGACTATTAAAAAGTTCTATATCCATAGCGGTCATCTGACAGTTTCAGATGGATTTCTGACCCCCTCGCTTAAACTCAAGCGAAACAGAGTCTGTGATACATTTAAAGAACTTCTTGACGCCCTGTATGAAGAGGCAACATAA